A single region of the Nomia melanderi isolate GNS246 chromosome 12, iyNomMela1, whole genome shotgun sequence genome encodes:
- the Zfrp8 gene encoding zinc finger protein RP-8 gives MSIDLGFVEKCDAWRLESRFFPSKVGGKPAWLNLKNIPGEKELQCEYCHEPCIFLCQIYAPYENKEDAFHRTIYVFVCRKPECCKLNENGNLKVFRAQLPRLNEFYPPVPPVEEHDWRTDISTSKWVKTCHVCGIYAPTHCSKCKLINYCCRTHQIFDWKCGHKESCGTNKQPTKNSKFLFPEYEIVIESEDDKECNNENNAEKEEEEIRTYKKMVDEGEAGTFQNEDVQNELLSMCNQKEDEVFSEFRLTIDKDPDQILRYDRGGKVLYISEENQINEIPKCSECDQERQFEFQIMPQLLNFLELENALKCIDWGILAIFTCTNSCTSENGYSAEYIWKQDITETNSDNAS, from the exons atgTCAATAGATTTAGGTTTCGTGGAAAAATGTGACGCATGGCGTTTGGAAAGTAGATTCTTTCCCAGTAAAGTTGGTGGCAAGCCGGCATggcttaatttaaaaaatatcccaGGCGAGAAAGAACTTCAATGCGAATATTGTCATGAaccttgtatatttttatgtcaAATATACGCTCCTTATGAAAATAAGGAGGATGCATTTCATAGGACTATATATGTTTTTGTATGTAGAAAACCGGAATGTtgcaaattaaatgaaaatggaaactTGAAGGTTTTCAGAGCTCAGTTACCaagattaaatgaattttatccaCCTGTACCTCCTGTAGAGGAACATGATTGGAGGACAGATATCA GTACAAGCAAATGGGTAAAAACATGCCATGTATGTGGAATATATGCACCTACTCACTGTTCCAAATgtaaacttataaattattgttgtcGTACCCATCAAATTTTTGATTGGAAATGTGGTCACAAAGAGTCTTGTGGTACAAATAAGCAACCAACAAAAaacagtaaatttttatttcctgaATATGAAATAGTAATAGAATCAGAGGATGATAAAGaatgtaataatgaaaataatgctgagaaagaggaagaagagattAGGACATATAAAAAGATGGTAGATGAAGGTGAAGCTGGAACTTTTCAAAATGAAGATgtacaaaatgaattattaagtaTGTGCAATCAGAAGGAAGATGAGGTATTTTCTGAATTTCGTTTAACTATTGACAAAGATCCAGATCAAATTCTACG ATATGACAGAGGAGGAAAAGTTCTATACATTTCtgaagaaaatcaaattaatgaaataccaaaATGTTCTGAATGTGATCAAGAGAGGCAATTTGAATTTCaa attatgccccaattattaaatttccttGAATTAGAAAATGCACTTAAATGTATTGATTGGGGTATTTTAGCAATATTCACATGTACAAACTCATGTACATCCGAAAATGGATACAGTGCAGAATATATATGGAAGCAAGACATCACAGAAACCAATTCTGACAATGCTTCATAA
- the LOC116433856 gene encoding phosphatidate cytidylyltransferase, mitochondrial — MLDLIFVVRNVKQWHAENLELNPDHYAQPLKLFGHRAIANVQENWGAKIYYNTLVKMMEGYTIKYGVISEVSLIEDLLDWNDLYLAGRLHKPVKVLVEPNGQSQLPTALVQNLHSAVHAALLLLPQHFTEVDFYKTIAALSYNGDFRMIFGENKDKINNIVLPQLRQFRQLYSPILQHFENYVDIPKLDQMAVTCHQDTSPATKIHHLNQLPRTPQIKLVRSWSQGPRSKDTEDCLRAIAYDPECDEMLEESLKKIVWRSSVTQSLKGIFTAGLVKSIKYSGSKIMKMFQSTPQNDNSLPKAKSN, encoded by the coding sequence ATGTTGGATCTTATTTTTGTTGTTCGTAATGTAAAACAGTGGCATGCAGAAAATTTAGAACTTAATCCAGACCATTATGCTCAGCCCTTAAAGCTGTTTGGGCATAGGGCAATTGCTAATGTACAAGAAAATTGGGGtgctaaaatatattataatacattggTTAAAATGATGGAAGGATATACTATCAAATATGGAGTAATTTCTGAAGTTTCATTAAtagaagatttattagattggAATGATTTGTACTTGGCAGGAAGATTACACAAACCAGTTAAAGTATTGGTGGAGCCAAATGGACAATCTCAGCTGCCTACGGCTTTAGTGCAAAATTTACATTCAGCTGTGCATGCAGCACTTTTACTGCTACCACAACACTTTACAGAAGTtgatttctataaaactatagccGCTTTGTCTTATAACGGCGATTTTAGAATGATTTTTGGTGAAAACAAAGATAAAATCAATAACATTGTATTGCCACAACTAAGACAGTTTAGACAGTTGTATAGCCCAATCTTACagcattttgaaaattatgtgGATATTCCAAAGTTAGATCAAATGGCTGTCACCTGCCACCAAGATACAAGTCCAGCTACAAAGATACATCACTTGAATCAATTACCTAGAACACCACAGATTAAACTTGTTAGATCATGGTCACAGGGCCCAAGATCGAAGGATACAGAAGATTGTTTACGTGCAATTGCATACGATCCAGAATGCGATGAAATGTTAGAAGAATCCTTGAAAAAAATAGTGTGGAGATCCAGTGTTACACAAAGTTTGAAGGGGATTTTCACTGCTGGGCTTGTGAAATCTATTAAGTATAGCGGATCAAAAATAATGAAGATGTTCCAATCAACTCCACAGAATGATAATTCGCTTCCAAAAGCAaagtcaaattaa